The proteins below come from a single Dromaius novaehollandiae isolate bDroNov1 unplaced genomic scaffold, bDroNov1.hap1 HAP1_SCAFFOLD_217, whole genome shotgun sequence genomic window:
- the LOC135325879 gene encoding meiotic recombination protein REC8 homolog, whose translation MWGSSNAPPRRRPPLLDLQPQLPPETLRAQLLLPHGHCRPLVLLEPPAKRRRSPAELLRAPTCGWLPPELEPLWSRCARPGPPVAPPPPEIPSEVEVPREALEPSIPALPVSEISLEVTEEELRPRLPPPEERRPPAPPAPPALPEVPEGPEPELPPGPAPSMADLRRQVLAELSRTGGAALTSLLPPGAARDLVSRLFALLLELCGARVVRLEQARPYGPIAVGLGPRFPHPAPR comes from the exons atGTGGGGCAGTAGCAAT gcccccccccgccgccgcccccccctcctcgacctccagccccagctgccgCCCGAGACGCTGCGAGCGCAactgctgctgccccacggccactGCCGCCCCCTG gtgctgctggagccCCCCGCGAAGAGGCGCCGGAGCCCCGCTGAGCTGCTGCGCGCCCCGACCTGCG GTTGGCTCCCCCCGGAGCTGGAGCCGCTGTGGAGCCGCtgcgcccgcccggggccccccgtggccccgccccccccggagATCCCCAGCGAGGTCGag GTGCCGCGTGAGGCGCTGGAGCCCAGCATCCCGGCGCTGCCCGTCTCGG agaTCTCCCTGGAGGTGACGGAGGAGGAGctgcggccccggctgcccccccccgAGGAGCGGCG ccccccggcgcctcccgcccccccggcgctgcccgaggTCCCCGAGGGGCCCGAACCCGaactgccgcccggccccgcccccagcatGGCCGACCTGCGCAG GCAGGTGCTGGCGGAGCTCTCCCGCACCGGGGGGGCAGCTCTGACCTCGCTgctgccccccggcgccgcccgggaCCTCGTCAGCCGCCTCTTCGCCCTGCTGCTGG AGCTCTGCGGCGCCCGGGTCGTGCGGCTGGAGCAGGCCCGGCCCTACGGCCCCatcgccgtggggctgggcccccGCTTCCCCCACCCGGCGCCGCGCTGA